ATATGAACACTATGAAGAATTTAAAAAGAAAGCTGATGTACAAAGGTTTGATATTTAATGTCTGGCAAGAAGAGTATGAGACCAAGTCTCATACCCTCAAACGCGACATTGTGGAATTTCCAGAGACGTGTGCCGTTTTACCCATAGATAACGAAGAGAATGCCATACTCATAACCCAATTTAGATATCCGTTAAAAAAGGAATTACTTGAGATACCCGCAGGTAAAATTGATCCAGGTGAAACGCCAGAAGAGGCTGCCAGAAGGGAGTTAATGGAAGAAATAAAAATGAAGCCACGTAAGTTGACAAAAATCGGGTCTTTTATCTAACTCCCGGCTACTCAACGGAAAAAATTCACATGTTTATCGGTATGGATCTGGAAAAGGCGCCACTGCCGGAAGACCTCGGGGAAGAAATCAAGATACATAGAATCCCACTTAAAGAACTCAACAATTTGATGACTAAAGGTGAAATTAAAGATGCCAAGACTTTTTTGGCCCTTCTTTATTTTTTCCATTTTTACTGGAAAAAGTGAAACAGCAAAAGTAAACCCTAACATCGCCACCTTTGAAGAACTTATTTCAATTCCGATTTTAACAGAGGAAGAAGCAATTAATATAATTACCATCCGGGCAATAAAAGAATTTAGTTCAATATCCGAGCTTATTGAAAGAACTGGGATTGATTCATCAAAAATAGATTATCTTGAGGAGATATTCATATTTGAGGATGACAAAAAATATCATCTTCAAATGTACATAAGTCACCAGCAAGAAGGACTCAACTCTTATTTGAAACTTGCTTTTAAAAACTATTTTGCCTCTTCATACGCAGACAGTGTATCCTGGGGTGCATACATCGGAAACAGCTGGTTAACCTTAGGAAAATTCGAACTACAAATTTCACCTTACACCCTTAAGCCAATATTCAACTCAAAGTGTAAAAGCAGTTATAATCTGTGCTTGAGCCAACCTCTTATTGTCGCCATTGGATTAGAGAAGCTCCAAATAGGATTTCCTTTTCAGATTAAATCAGCCGATATTCTCTTAACTCCTCTTATTTTCTATAAAGGCAAAGTCTACTGGGAGTGGTTCGCAAAGAGTTCAACAAAACCCCTTAAGCTATATACCTATTTATCAACACTTAATAAAACTGGTGTTGTGAAGATACATTTGAGGGAACAGCATACGAACTTTTCAGCTCAAGCAAGGGTTTTAAACAAAAGCCTATTTCTTGATTGCAATATATCAAGAATTTTAAAGACAGGAGAGAGCTTTTACCTGAGGTTAACCAACAAAGGGTCGCGTAATGCATCATACTTGGAGTACTGTAGAATCTTACCCTCAGGTTGTGCAATAACTGTAGGTGCAACCCTTTCCGGCAAATGTCCTGAACTCTATTCAGTAAAAATCCATTCCCGGAGTCTAACTTTACAATATGCGAAAGGCCAAATGGAGAAAATTACAATAATTACCTTTTTCAACCCTATTAGCTTCAAAATGAACTACTACCCACAGTGCAACATCCTTGAATATATGCTAACGACAAATTTGGCTATTCATCCTGCACATTTTAAAATAGCTATTAGTTGGAAAAACGAAAAGATTTGGAATTTATCACTAAATATTAAAGCAAATGCTAAAAAAAGACAAGGCAATAATTTTAAGGACGGATGACTTTATGGAGACATCTCTTATTCTATCTGCGATAACCAAGGAAAATGGTATATTAAAACTCCTTGCCAAAGGTGCAAAGAGATTAAAATCCCCATTAAGGATGTCTTTTGAACTTTTTGCCGAAAGTGAGTTAATTTTCTATTACAGACCTGACAGAGAATTTAACATTGTTAA
Above is a genomic segment from bacterium containing:
- a CDS encoding NUDIX hydrolase → MKNLKRKLMYKGLIFNVWQEEYETKSHTLKRDIVEFPETCAVLPIDNEENAILITQFRYPLKKELLEIPAGKIDPGETPEEAARRELMEEIKMKPRKLTKIGSFI